In bacterium, the genomic window ATGTTAAGAAAAATATGTTCTGTCGGCAATAGCCAGGGGGTTTTGATACCAAAAGAAATCCTTAAAAAAGCGAATTTGACAACCGGCGATGAAATTGAATTAAGTTTTGAGGAGAAAAACAAAAAAATTATCATAAAGTCTGTAAAATCTTATCACGAACCGATAGATCCGGAGTTCGCGTCACAGGTCAAGGAATTTATCCAGCAATATAAACCCGCTTTGAAAGAACTTGCGAAAAAATGAAATACCTGACTACTGAACAAATTTTATTTATTCATTACCGGTTAATCGAAGAAACCGGCGGGAGCCATGGAGTCAGGGACACCTCACTGCTTAAATCCGCGCAGGCACGCCCTATATCAACATTCGGCGGAAATGACCTTTATCCTGAT contains:
- a CDS encoding AbrB/MazE/SpoVT family DNA-binding domain-containing protein gives rise to the protein MLRKICSVGNSQGVLIPKEILKKANLTTGDEIELSFEEKNKKIIIKSVKSYHEPIDPEFASQVKEFIQQYKPALKELAKK